The DNA region ACGTCGAATGCGCACGATCACTCCTCCCACGTCCACACCGGGATCGCACGGCCGATCACGCTAGACGCCGGAAGCAATCCAAAATACCGGCCATCAAGAGAGTTGTCCGACTGCCAGTTCATCAGAAAGAGCTCGCCGTCGCCGACAACGCTGCAGCCCTGCCATTTCGGTAGCGACCTGCCTCGTCCGTCGTGATCCTTCGCCTCGCCCACCGCGACGTCATCGACCGAAATCGTGAGGCCGGTTCTGCAAACACTCTGCCCCGGAAGGGCGAGCACCCGCTTCAGCATGGGGACGCCAATGGGCAAATAGCCGTTAAGGTCGAGGAAGGTCGCGAGCGGCTCGGGCGGCTGCACGGCGACCAATTCGGTGACTTGGAATTGGTCCGCCGGTCGGAGCCGATAGAGACCGATCGGTACGCTCGCGGATGCGTTCCAGATGTAAACCGGAAGCGGCTCCAGGACGATCGTCGCGACGAGCGCAGCAGCTCCCCCGAACGTCGCGGCCAGCGTCTTCAGGCGTCCCATCATCGCATTACCCTCTGCCGGTGAAGCCAGGCCTGGTGGCGCGCTTTCGTATATGGACGCGGATTTTCGTTGACAGACAAACGGTTATGAACGTGATGCCAATGATCAGGCGCGACGTCGGCGGGATCGATGCCGAGCACCTCAACGGCATCGGTGATTTGCAGCACGCGCTCGACCTTCGGCCAGCCTGACAGGCGCAGCAGAATCTCTCCGCCGGGTGTCACATAAGGGACGGTCGAGCAGCGCTGTCCCCGAGCGACTGCGCGCAAGATGTCGATCCGCGAAATGACCGTTCCAAAGTCGTTGGACGTCCAGCGAACGAAACCAAAGATGCTGCCTGGCGCGAATGACAGGACACGTCGGTGGCGAGCAATCTTCCGTTCCTCGACGATGCAGCCGAACCGAATGCGGTTCTCGATACGCTTCTCGAGCCACAGCACTTCCACTTCGGTGAGATCGCTCATGCCGCCGCTCCCGGAGACGGGAATGGAGAGCCGTAAGCATTGGCGGCGGCGAAGCACCTATGCGGCTTCCGCCGACAAGGAGGATTGACGCCCCGCGGTTGCCAGTCGCGTGCGATGCAGTTTCCAGCTTGGTCCGTTAGAAGAAATCCGAAGGATTTCTGGTTAGTAAAGTTAGAACGGCTGGAAAGCGCGGAGATACAAGCTCTTAAGCTCGATTTCGGTCCCCGATAGCACGAGGACTGGGTCCCCGATAGCACGAGGGCTGCGGTCCCCGATAGCACGAGCTGATTCATAGGTTTTCCTCCGAATTTGGAATGAGACCGCGGCGGCGCAAGCGTGCCGTTAAGGGATCAATAGGCGGCGTAGGTGCGAAGTTCAGTCGTTCGCTGCCGTTCCGGTCGCGCGTGAGCACGAGCTGATAGCCGGGCAATGTCTGGCGCTGGACGATCTGGCGCACGTCGTATGCAAAATGTTTGAGCGGCGAGAGGCTGCCGGACTTGGCATGGAGATGCACAAGATCGAAACTCCAGCCGCCCTCCTGCCGACCGCCGTGCTTGCGCACAAGACGGTACAGCCAGCGCTCAAGTCCGCCCGTCAGATCGAAATAGGCGCGATCGATCGTGAGCACGAGCGCGTCGTCGATGACGCCGGCATAGAACCAATCAGGCAGGATCAGTTCGAGCCCGAATGGACGTCCGTTTGCATCCGCTGTCTCCTTCCACTCGTTGATCCAGGAGAAGCGATGCCGTCGTCGCTCTGTCGGCTGGCGGATCGATGTCAGCACGGTCGTTGACTGAAGTCTGTCGAGACCAGCCTTCAGCCGATCATAGTCGCGCACGCTGGTGCCGCGGCCGACAAACGTCAGAATCTCGTATGGCGTCGCAGCCATCAAGCGCGAAGTCTTCAAGCCCGCGTCTCGCGCTTCAACGATCTGCGACGCAGCCCAGATCAGGACATCTGCATCCCAGATGGTCGCCATGCCGTGTTCCGGCACCGCTTCGACACGAATGGCGATTGCGCCCGCGCGGAAATCGATCGGCACAACGCGTTTGGTCTTTGCCAGCGAAAAGAACGGATATGCCATCAAATCCTGCGCGTCGCGCGGCGCGAGATCGCCGGGCAGCGCACGAAACAGTTCCAGTTGATGACGTTCGGAAAGTGGTTTGCGTCGCATCGCCAGTGCTCTTTTCCTGACGATCAGCGACGTTCCTGGCCCGCATACGGGCGCAAGGTCGGATGCTTCTTGGCAGGCAACACGGTCCCCTTGCCGGGATCGGACGTCGACGTTTTGGCGCCGAGATCGGCCCATGCCTTCAGGTCATCGAGCGCGTAAACGACGCGACCGCCGATCTTCCGGTAGGTCGGCCCGGTGCCGTAGGTGCGGTGCTTTTCCAGCGTCCGGCCGGAAAGACCGAGGAATCGCGCGGCTTCGGGCGTGCGCAAGTATCGCGGCGGCAAGCCGGCGTTCGGATCGGGCATTTGAGAAGCTCCGTGACCATCTGGAGCGCCGGTGCGAACAGCGGCGCGTCGACGGTCACCATCGCGGAGAAGGGCCGCGAAGGGGGATGCCGATGTTTGCGGGGTACGTTTTCGATACCCCCTGACTGCAGGTGCTATTTGTCCTTGCGCTTGGGACGCAGCAATTCGCGATAGCGGCCGCGCATCAATGCGAGGCCGCCTTGAACGAGGCGAATCGTGCGATTGCGCAGGTCGTGCGTTTTCCAGGCGCGATCGGGGATACGCTTTTTGCCAAACAGATGTTCGGCAATTACACGGTAAGTGCTTCCGGCCGCGTGCGCGTCGAGCGCGCGGATGGTGGCGCTTAATCGCTCGCGTCTCTGTTTGGACAGCTCGTGAAAGGCCGGTCCCGGCCTGCGCCCATGCATCGCTCGCCACAGCCGTCGGGCTGCATAAGCGCGTGCATCGAAATCGCCATCAAACGGCAACTCCGCCACATAGTGGGCGCCGATCGCTGGCGGCTCTTTCAGCCAGACACGATGCTCCACTGCGCCGACACGAAGGATGGCGTGCCATCCATCGGCGGCGCGCCGTACCCGCCCGGCTGCAAGATCTAGCAGTGGCTGAGGTGTGCCACCGTTGAAGGGCAACGCGACCGGCGCGACTGGAACGACAGTCGGCAGGACCTCGGGCGCCCAATAGATGACCTGCTGGCCAAAGGACCCATGCGGCTCATGTGCGAAAGCAGATACCCCATCTCCTCCGGAATTCCGGCGTCACTTCAGCGTCGCTATCGTTTGCGATCATCGCCTCGTAGTCGCGTTGGTAGTCGACATTGCGGCGCAGGCATTCCCAGGCGATGTCGGTGATGTCAGCTTCTTGTAGACTCTTGTAAGACTCCGGCGACCGCCAGTCGAATTCAGGCATTGCTTCCGCCCCATTGCACAAAGCTAAGGATTGCGGCGCAATAATTCTGATCGATTGGGTTGTAGGAAGCCCCTACTTTGGCACCACGTGGTGCACTGGGATGACCACCGATCAGCCGAAGAAAATTGTGTTCTCGACAGGCATAACGCCGGTGGATTTTTTCTATTTCGAGCCAGCACCGCGCAAGAGACGTCCTTGTTCTGTAACCCACTTAGCGCGCTTAAGATGAGTCAGGTATGCGTTGCGCGCGCGATCGGGTTCCTGCTCCGGATCGATATGCAACACTATTCGTGCGATCTCCCTCCAGTCGGCCCCCTCGCTTTCGGCCTGCAAAAGACGCGTGTACGTCACGACGTGCTGCTCGTCATAGACCGTCAGCGCCGAATCGGTCGGCGCGACATCCGCGACGTCAGGGTCTAGCTCCGGCTTCGTCATGAGTATCCCAGCAAACGGCGAATGATTCTAATCTATCGAGGCCCTCGTACAATCCCGCAGGTCTCACTTTAGCCCCATTCCGACTCCTGCGGCCAGCGAAGGAGCCCTAATACATATTATAGGAGATAAACCTCATAGTATGTAAAGCCGCAACTTGCGCGTATGGACATGCGCAAGTTGGTCGGGCGGAATTTCGCAAGACTGCGGAAGCAGAAGCGCTTCACGCAGGAGAAATTCGCCGAAGCGTCCGGCTTCACGCAGCAATATATCAGTGACCTGGAGCGCGGCCGCCGTAATCCAACTGTCGTAACCCTGTTTGAACTCGCCAGCACATTGGGCGTCAGCCACGTCGATCTCGTCCTGCCTGACGAAGAGGCGCGCGCCGAACGAACAAAGTCTTCCAAACGGAAGTAATTGGATCTGAGCAGCCCATCTCAATAGTGGTAGATGCTTGCTTTCGCGAGCCGAGCAGAAGGCTCTGCGAGCGCCGGACACGGCACGCGTCATCGCCGCCGGGCCGGCTTGCCGACCGGCGGCGATGGATAGGCTAGAGGGGCAGACCGAATAGCCGATAAGGGGGCAGAGCGGCTCGATCTGCCGGAGTCTTCACTGCGAGATGCGCGCCTGAGATTGAGAAGCCCCGCCCGGCGGACCGGACGGGGCTCTGTTGGCGAGCCTCAGTCGCCGTTCTTGCGCGGCCGCGACCAGATCAGGGTGTAGCCGTCACCTTCCTCGTCGTCGAACAGGTTCGCGTAGATCGGCGCGTTGAACGAGGGATCGTCGAGCTTGAGCGAGAGGTAGTCGCGGCCCTCCTCGGAACGCTTCGACCAGGCGGCCCCGATCTCGGCCCGGCCGACGAAGATGCGGTGGCTCGGGGCATTCTCGTTGGAGCGGTTGGTCTCGGGCACGATCCGAACGCCCTTGGTCTGGAGGCTGAGGGTGACGATCTCGCCCTGGAAGTCGCTGCCGACCTTCTTGAAAGAACCGATGTTAGCCATGTTACTTCTCCTTGCTGTTTCGAGCCGCGACCACCGCGGCCTCGATGGCGATCTACAGGCCGAAGACGATCGACGACGCACCCGCCCGCGGGCCGGAGCGCAGCGAAGGACGCCAGCGGGGCGACTTTCTTGTTTCGCGAGGAATGGGCGTAGCCCAGGGGAAGAAAGTCGACACACGGCGTTGCGTTCAGGCGATCGAGGCGCAGCCGCTCTTCGGCCAGATCAAGCCATCAAGAGGCCACGGGGTCCGTGCGCTAAACAGCATCCTCGGAAGAAGTCGTGGCGAATATCGGTTGTGCTGCACAAGAAGTCGCTGCGTTCAGGCGAAGGGACGGAAACAAAAGCGAAGGAATAGGTCGGCTCGACTGCCTTGAACAATCCGCGATGAGATGCCCCTGCCGGCGTTGCCTCGTGCCGGGACGTCAGGCGTTAGCTAGCAATCGTTTCGGAACGGGCCGCACCATCGATGATTGATCACACGACCACCAACGCTTCGACCATAGAGAACCTCGCCCGACGAGATAGAGGCTTATCCCTGCCGCGTCGTGGCAGTGAGAGCCGGCTGAGATCCGTTCGGCAAAGCCTCGGCCGGTCGCAGGGGGTCGGCAAAGATTGTCATCCGCGTCCAGGCCGTGCCGCCGACCGCTATAGCGCCGATCCAGACAAACGCGTCGCGCCATGGCAATGAAGGCACTCCAATTTGCGATAAGCCATGAACGACGTTATAGCCCGCGACGGCCGCCGGAACAGCAAAAGCGGCGGCGATCACGGCACGAAGAAGCGTGGATCGAGTCAAAGCAAACGCCGTTTGCCCAATGAAGAGAGTGAGCACACCTGCAATAATGGCGACACAGAACGCTATGGCGACACCCGCGCCACCGTGTATCGCTGCCAGCCATGCAGAAAGCGCAACGAAGAATGGAAACGCATAGATAGCGAGTGTGAAAATCAGCCAGCAGAACAGGCCGATGCCAAGCATATTGAGAATGAGTCCAAGGATAAGCATGGTGGTGGCTCCACGACAAAAGATATGACGGTCGCGCCTTCCACCACTACCACGGCGCGGTTGAGACTATAACGAAGACAAGCGGCTGCGGGAACAATTATCCTCTTTGGCCGTGCACGACAAAAGAACAACCACTCTGCTTGCCTCAAATCGGCGGAGTTTAAGAGAACTGCAGTCGTGTGAGTTGCTTAGATGAGGAAGCGCCGGTGGAGCGGCGCTTACGCGCCGCCAAACTTCCAGACGGGAACACCGAGCTTCTTCGCCTTGTCGGCAAGGTTGTCCTGTATCCCGGTGCCCGGGAAGTGCATGACGCCGATCGGAAGCGCCGCGAGCATGGCGTCGTTGCGCTTGAACGGAGCTGCCTTGGCATGCTTGGTCCAGTCCGGCTTGAATGCGATCTGCGGAACCCTGCGGTTAGCGGCCCATTTGGCAACGATCAGTTCGGCGCCCTTCGGCGAGCCACCATGGAGAAGCACCATGTCCGGGTGCTTGGCGTGGACCTTGTCGAGACGGTCCCAGATCAGGGCGACGTCGTTGAAATCGAGTCCGCCGGTGAGCGCAATCTTGGGTCCCGATGGCAACATCGTCTCGGTCTCCGCGCGGCGCTTGGCTACGAGGAAATCGCGGCTGTCGATGACAGCGGATGTGAGTGCGCGATGATTGACCAGTGATCCAGTGCGGGGGCGCCAGGGTGAGCCGGTGTGAACCTCGAATTGGTCTGTTGCCAGGTCGCGGAACAGTTCCATGGCGTTGCGCCGTTCGATCATCGTGATGCCTTCAGCCGTGAGCCGTTCCAGTTCGACTGACCGCACCTCCGAGCCATTCTGCTCGCGCTGGCTCTTCTGCTGCGCCTGTTCGTTGTCGTCGAGTTCGCGCTCGATGCGACCCGTGGCGCGGTGAAAGAGGTTGACGGTCGACCAGAGCAGATTCTCGAGGTCGGGTTCGAGTCGGGTGTCGCTTAGGGTCGCCACGAAAGCGTCGAAGATATCGGCGATCGCGCCAGCGATGATTTTGGCTTCGGGTAACGGCCTCGGATCGGGCTCGTCGTGGAAGGGACGGTGGCCGTAGAGCTGAAGCTCGTTGAGCGCATGAACGGTCGGGGATGAACTGTGCTGCGGTTTGAACTCGGCATCGTCGTGCTCGGTCGTCATGGTGAGAGGTCCTTTGCCGGATTGACCGCGTCCATCGCGGCCTTCGTGGCGATCACCAGACGGCGGGCGAAACGGACCAGAACCCGAAGCGCAGCGCAGGGCCGGAGCAAAGCGGAGGATGGCAGGGAGGCGGCTATTTTGTTTCGCGATGCAAAGGCGCGTAAGCGCCGGCGGAAAATAGCCGCACCTCTGCCATTGCCGGACCGGACCGCCTGCCGTCCGATCGCCCTCTAGAAGGCCGGGGACGCGGGCTCTGTCCGGCAACGCTGACCTCGAGCTGACTGGCGGTGACGAGAGCGCGTTCAAAGCGCTTGCTGTTATCCCGCGACGGTCGTCGTCGAAGGAACGAAGCGGACAACGTCCTGTGGCACAAGCTGTAAGCGCAAGGCCGCCTCAAGTTTTTCAGCGCCCAGCGTGCGCAGATCTTCGTTGAAGTCATCGAACCTGGGCGACAATGTGAACCTGGGCGACAATGTGAACGCCTCGATGCCCGCCGCTTCTGCGCGTTTCGTCAAGGTCATCGCGGCGCCCTCTCCAGCTAGATCGGCGTCGCGTGCAATGTACAGGCGGCGCACCGTCAGTGGGAGGAGCATGGCGGCGAGATGGTTGGCAGAGAGTGCCGCGGCCATCGGCAAAGTCGGCAGCACACAGCGAAGCGAAAGCATGGTCTCGATACCCTCACCTGCTGCGAGCACATCGTCAGCAGAACCAAAACGGACGGCGTTGCCCAGGAGGTCGCCCATGGCGCGTCGCGGCGTGTCGATCGGCGCCTTGCCGCGACCGGACGGGTCAAGCCAAGTGCGGTGCACGCCCGTGATCCGGCCGTCGAGGTCGGTGACACGGGCAATCATCGCCGGCCAGACTTCAGTCGGCGAGTCGTCGTTCACCCGGTAATAGCAGCGCGGATGGAAGCGCAACGCACCTTCGTGATGCACGGATGGAATGCCTCGTCGGCGCAAATAGGCTTCGACAACAGTTCGGCTGATCGACTGCGACATGCCGAACAGTCGCCGCGCTGCCTCTCGGGATCCGGGCAGGGCCTTGGTGTGTCCGGACATCCATTCGGGGGGAGGATCGGGCCGAGGCAGCTTCAAGAATCGTCGCGCCTCGTTGGCAACATCGCGGAAATCAAGCAACCCGCAACTCTCACGGATAATATCGAGCAGGTCGCCATGCTCGCCGGTCGCCGCGTCCGTCCACTTGCCCGCAGGTCCTTTGGTCGATGCAATCAACCGCACGAACATGGAGCGCCCGGGTGTATTTCTGCTATCGCCGACCAGCCAATAACGGCCCTGGCGACGGCCGTTGGAGAGGTAGTGCCGACACACCGCCTCCGCCTCGCGTGCGAGGCGGAGCGCCAATTCGGAAGCATCGCGGGGCATTATGCTGCCTCCCGCTCGGCGATGCGCTCGATCGGATAACATTCAAGCAGCCTGGCAAGGACGCCGACGCCATCTGCGTCGACTGGCACGAACATGCGCAGCTTCCAGGAGATGATCTCACTGAACAGTCCATAAGCGCGCAAACGATCGCGCATGGTGTCGGTGAAGCCAGAGAGCTCGATACGATGCGCGCCCATGACGCGGGCGCGCCGAAGTCGCAGGCCTTCGGCTAGATCGAGAACCGTGCGGCCTTCCGACAACGCCGCTAAAGCTTCTGCGGGTGCCAGTGTCGGCTGTTCGCCGAGAAGCGCGCCGGCGACCCAGGCAGACGACACCTTTCGGCCGATGATTCGCTCGCCGGCGTCGGTCTGAAGACGATAGACACGCGTCGACTCGTCAGGGAGCCGCTTCCAGATCGGCAAGAGGAGACCCGCGACGACATGAAGCGCGTTCTCGGTGAACTCCGGTACTCTCGCAAGCTCCGCCTGCCAGACGCTACTAAATCGCTCGCGATCCGTCTCGATCCAATGGCTTTCGGCCATTGCGTTGAGCGGAACGCTCAAGCTTTCCATGGGCCGGATCAATCGCGCGCGTTGCTCGATCTCACCATCATCGAGCATGAGGCTCGGCGCAGGGACCTGAACGGCCGCACGGCCGGACCGTTCGTTGGCCAGCAGGACAGCACGGCGATCAGAGAGACGGCCGAGCGCGTCGTCGAGGGACAATGGCCGGTTGCGCTCACGCTGGGTGATCGTGAGCAGCCGGGTCTCCGCGCCGGTACCAGGATGGGTGTAGATCGTGCGCCGATCGGTGACGACGAAGCTTTCCGCCCGCAGCGTCTCGAGACCGACGTCATAAATTCCGGAAGCGATGGCGCCTTCGATCCGAGTGGTGAGCAACTGCTCGAAGGCGGTGAAGAGCACGTTTTGCAGGTTGATGGTCAGCGCCAGCAGACGGTTGAGGAAGGTCGTGATCGGCGGAAGCTCATCCTTCATGCCATTGGAGTCGGTCAGCTTCAGCCCGGTTGTATCCTCGAACATCTCGAGCGAGCAGCCCTCCACTTTGCCGCGGACCAGGAGCGTATAGAGCTGACGCAAGGCGTCGCGACCGTAGCTGCTCTCCAGATTGTCCTCGGGCCGAAACAACCCCTGCCCGCCCGTCTGCCGCTGACCGCGGGTAATGGCGCCGAGCGTGTCGAGGCGGCGTGCGATGGTGCTGAGAAAGCGCTTCTCGGCTTTCACATCGGTCGCAATGGGACGAAACAGCGGAGGCTGAGCCTGGTTGGTCCTGTTCGTCCGACCGAGACCCTGGATCGCGGCATCGGCCTTCCAGCCGGGTTCGAGCAGATAGTGCACGCGCAAGCGCCGGTTTCGAGCAGACAGCTCGGCATGGTAGCTGCGCCCAGTCCCGCCGGCGTCCGAGAAGACAAGGATGCGCTTGACGTCGTCCATGAAGGCTGCGGCCTCAGTGAGGTTCGCCGAGCCGGCGCGGTTCTCAACGGTGAGGCGGTCGCTTTTGCGGATGATGCGGCGCGAGCGTCCGGTGACTTCGGCGACCATATCGGTGCCAAACCGCTGCACGATCTGGTCGAGCGAGGCAGGCACGGGTGTGAGCGAGGCAAGCTTCTCGATCAGTCTGTCGCGCCGCGCAACGGCCTCCCGGCTCTCGACGGGCTGACCATTACGATAGACTGGTCGGGACGATAGGTTGCCCTCGGAGTCGGTGAAGGGCTCGAACAGTTGGACCGGGAAGGAATGGGCGAGATAATCGAGGACGTACTCACGCGGCGTGATATCGACCTGGACGTCGTTCCACTCCTCGGTAGGTATCTCCGCAAGCCGGCGCTCCATCAGTGCTTCGCCGGTCGATACGATCTGGATCACGGCGGCGTGGCCTTCCCCAAGATCGCGTTCGATCGAACGGATCAAGGAAGGCGTCTTCATCGACGTGAGTAAATGACTGAAGAAGCGCTGTTTTGCGGACTCGAATGCCGATCGCGCCGCGGACTTCGCCTGCGCGTTGAGCGTCCCGGTCTCGCCGGTGACGTTCGCCGCCCGCATGGCGGCGTTGAGATTGTTATGGATGACGCTAAACGCACCCGCATACGCATCGTAAATGCGGATCTGCTCGCCGGTCAGCCGATGTTCGACGAGTTCGTATGCGACACCTTCGTATGAAAGGGAGCGCGCCGCATAAAGCCCAAGTGCCTTGAGGTCGCGCGCCAAAACCTCCATTGCGGCGACGCCGCCAGCCTCGATGGCCTCGACGAACTCCGAGCGGGTCGCAAATGGAAAGTCCTTGTCGCCCCACAGTCCGAGACGCTGAGCGTAGGCCAGATTGTGCACCGTGGTAGCGCCGGTTGCCGAAACGTAAACGACGCGCGCATTCGGCAGGGCGTGCTGCAGCCGAAGCCCCGCTCTCCCCTGCTGCGAGGCAGCCCCCGGACGATTGCCAGCAATCGCCTTGGGATCGCCGCGTTCGCCCTTGCTGCCCGCGGCATTCTGCATGGCGTGGCTTTCATCGAAGACAATGACGCCGTCGAAGTCGGCACCCAACCATTCGACGATCTGCCTGACGCGGGAAACCTTGTCATCGCGGGCATCGGACCGCAGCGTGGCGTAGGTGGTGAAAAGGATGCCGTGCTCCAGCCGGATCGGCGTGCCCTGGCGGAAGCGCGACAGCGGCGTCACGAGCAGGCGTTCCATGCCAAGCGCCGACCAGTCGCGCTGGGCATCCTCGATCAGCTTGTCGGATTTCGAGACCCATACCGCGCGACGGCGGCCCTTGAGCCAGTTGTCGAGCAGGATGCCGGCGACCTGACGTCCCTTGCCCGCACCAGTGCCATCGCCAAGGAACCAGCCGCGCCGGAACTGGACCGCATTGTCCGCATCTTCGCGGGCCGCGGAAACGACATCAAAGGTTTCGTCGATCGTCCATGATCCCGCGAGAAAGCCAGCATGCGCCTCGCCGGCATAGATAATGGATTCGAGTTGCGCGTCGGCTAGCAAGCCGCAGGTCGCGACATTTCCCGGAAGGTGCGGCCGATAGGAGGGGACCGGAGGCGCCACCGACGCCATGGCGGCGGATTGCACCAGCTTGGTCGGATGTGCGTGCGATCCGGGAATCCGGATCGACTGAAGTGCGTATCCCTCATAGAGCGCATCCGTGATCCGGTCCGCCTCAGCCGGTGTCCATGCGACGGTCTCATAGGTGAGTTCGATCGCCTCAGGGACAGACATCTGGGCCGCCGCGGCGGACGGGCGCGTAGCTGAGGTGCGCACCGCCCGCGGAATGGCTGGACGCTTGACCGGCGGAGCGGTAACGCTCGCCGCGAGTGGCAGCCGTGCTGGAACGTGTTTCGTGACCCAGCCAAGCAGCGTGGCAACGTCCGGCGCCACGCCGGGAGACGACGGAAATGCCCTCGTATCGTCCGCGGGTAACCGATCGATCACGGTCAGGCGCGTCTCGACCGAGGTACCGTGCTTGGCGTAGATCGAGCCGGCGATGGCGGCCGTGAAGACGACACGCCCGCGCTCCTGCAACCGGACAAAGGCGTCAGTCCAGACCGGATTGTCGGGGGAGCAATTCGCCCCGGTGATCGCGACAAGCCGGCCGCCGTCCGGGAGCCGCGCCAACGCGGACGCAATGTGCCGCAACGCTGCGTCGGACATGCGGCGATCGACATGTGCCACCGCAGAGAATGGCGGATTCATCAGCACGACGCTCGGCCGGGCGTCGGCGTCGAGATGGTCGTCGATGTGGGCTCCGTCGAACCTGGTAACGGCGCTGCCGGCAAAGAGATGGGAAAGAAGCTCCGCTCGGACTTCGGCGAGTTCGTTGAGAACGAGCGATGCGCCCGACAGTTCGGCCCAGATGGCGAGCAGACCCGTACCGGCCGACGGCTCCAGCACAATGTCCGCCGGCGTGATCGCTGCGGCAGCGCTTGCGACAAGCGCAAGCGTGATGGGTGTGCTGAACTGCTGGAGGGCTTCACTCTCTTCCGAGCGGCGCGTGTGGGTCGGAAGCAGGCCCCCGATTTTAGCGAGCATCGGCAACAGTGCGGCCGGTGAAGCGGCACGGGCGCGCATGGCCGGACCAAACTTGCGAAGGAACAGAACGGTGACCGCCTCACAGGCGTCGTAAGCCATCTTCCAGTTCCATCCGCCGTCAGCGTCGGACGCGCCAAAGGCGTTGATCATCGCCGTCCGCAACAGCGGCGCGTCGATGCGCTGACCATGCTCAAGCTGCAGAAAAAGATCGTGGGCGGCCTTGGCGATTGCGGCGGCTTTCGTCGCCGAACCGGACGCAACAGAAAGCGGCGCGGCCGCAACGGCAGCCACGGAGACGGACGTCGATGTCATGGGAACAACCTCGAGGAGCTGGGAAGGATCGAGCCGCCGCGGCGCTCTCTCGACCACGCCGGCTCAAATCCCTCCCGGCCGCCCTCTACCTCTCAAGATCCGTTGCCCCGCAAGATATCGACCACGGGAATTGCGGGGCGGTCGAAGCCGCCCCGCAAGCGTGGATCATTCAGCAGCGATGATATGCGGCTGCTCCTCTTCGTCTGTGGTCGCTTCGTCCTCGGGAGTCGCGAGGAATTCAGGCAAGGCCTCAGCGTCACCGTCGCCATCTTGCCCCGC from Bradyrhizobium genosp. L includes:
- a CDS encoding strawberry notch-like NTP hydrolase domain-containing protein — protein: MTSTSVSVAAVAAAPLSVASGSATKAAAIAKAAHDLFLQLEHGQRIDAPLLRTAMINAFGASDADGGWNWKMAYDACEAVTVLFLRKFGPAMRARAASPAALLPMLAKIGGLLPTHTRRSEESEALQQFSTPITLALVASAAAAITPADIVLEPSAGTGLLAIWAELSGASLVLNELAEVRAELLSHLFAGSAVTRFDGAHIDDHLDADARPSVVLMNPPFSAVAHVDRRMSDAALRHIASALARLPDGGRLVAITGANCSPDNPVWTDAFVRLQERGRVVFTAAIAGSIYAKHGTSVETRLTVIDRLPADDTRAFPSSPGVAPDVATLLGWVTKHVPARLPLAASVTAPPVKRPAIPRAVRTSATRPSAAAAQMSVPEAIELTYETVAWTPAEADRITDALYEGYALQSIRIPGSHAHPTKLVQSAAMASVAPPVPSYRPHLPGNVATCGLLADAQLESIIYAGEAHAGFLAGSWTIDETFDVVSAAREDADNAVQFRRGWFLGDGTGAGKGRQVAGILLDNWLKGRRRAVWVSKSDKLIEDAQRDWSALGMERLLVTPLSRFRQGTPIRLEHGILFTTYATLRSDARDDKVSRVRQIVEWLGADFDGVIVFDESHAMQNAAGSKGERGDPKAIAGNRPGAASQQGRAGLRLQHALPNARVVYVSATGATTVHNLAYAQRLGLWGDKDFPFATRSEFVEAIEAGGVAAMEVLARDLKALGLYAARSLSYEGVAYELVEHRLTGEQIRIYDAYAGAFSVIHNNLNAAMRAANVTGETGTLNAQAKSAARSAFESAKQRFFSHLLTSMKTPSLIRSIERDLGEGHAAVIQIVSTGEALMERRLAEIPTEEWNDVQVDITPREYVLDYLAHSFPVQLFEPFTDSEGNLSSRPVYRNGQPVESREAVARRDRLIEKLASLTPVPASLDQIVQRFGTDMVAEVTGRSRRIIRKSDRLTVENRAGSANLTEAAAFMDDVKRILVFSDAGGTGRSYHAELSARNRRLRVHYLLEPGWKADAAIQGLGRTNRTNQAQPPLFRPIATDVKAEKRFLSTIARRLDTLGAITRGQRQTGGQGLFRPEDNLESSYGRDALRQLYTLLVRGKVEGCSLEMFEDTTGLKLTDSNGMKDELPPITTFLNRLLALTINLQNVLFTAFEQLLTTRIEGAIASGIYDVGLETLRAESFVVTDRRTIYTHPGTGAETRLLTITQRERNRPLSLDDALGRLSDRRAVLLANERSGRAAVQVPAPSLMLDDGEIEQRARLIRPMESLSVPLNAMAESHWIETDRERFSSVWQAELARVPEFTENALHVVAGLLLPIWKRLPDESTRVYRLQTDAGERIIGRKVSSAWVAGALLGEQPTLAPAEALAALSEGRTVLDLAEGLRLRRARVMGAHRIELSGFTDTMRDRLRAYGLFSEIISWKLRMFVPVDADGVGVLARLLECYPIERIAEREAA